Genomic segment of Synechococcus sp. A15-28:
TGCGGGGATGGGGTGCTGACGGCGCTGCAACTGGCGACGCTGTGTCATGCCCAGGACATCGCCTTGAGCGACTGGCTGGATCGCAGTTTCCAGCCTTACCCCCAGAAGCTGGTGAATGTGACGGTTCAGGACCGCGCCCGCCGCAAGGGATGGTCCAGCTGCATGCCGCTTCAAGAGGGGGTGCTCCAGGCGGAAGCGAGCATGGGGGACGCCGGGCGGGTGTTGGTGCGCGCCAGTGGCACCGAGCCGGTGCTGCGGGTGATGGTGGAAGCGGAGGAGCAGTCGTTGGTGGACCGCTGGACCCAGCACCTGGCGGCCTTGGCCGATGAGCACCTCAACGCGGCCTGAGCACCAGCTCTCGGGCCATGGTGAGTGCGCCCCAGCAGGCATCCGACGCAGAGGGTGCCCAGCGTGCACCGGGGATCTCAGCGACGATTCCCTCCTCAACCGCCCGTTGAACACTGCCCTGGTGCAGCAGCACGCTGCCGAGCCCCGTTACCGCCGGCTGCTGCAGGGCGAGTTCCCGAGCCACCGTGGCGGAGCAGCACACCAGAGCTGCAGCCGAATGCTGGACGATCATCTGTGCTGCCGGAAGGCCGGCGTCAGCGGCTTCCACCAGCAGCGGCGCCAGGGCGGCCAGGTCTGCGGCAGCGCGAGACGGGTGCACCACCCAGGCTTTGACATCGGCATGGCTGCGGCAATCCAGTTGCTCCCACATCCGCTGGCGCAGGGGGTGGTCCGGCAGCCTCCCATCCGCCATTTGCAGGGTCAGTTGCAAACCCTGATGACCCAGATCAAAGGCTGAACCAGCGCCATCGAGCATCCAGCCCCACCCGCCGCAGCGGTGTTCCCGCCCATGGCGGTCCCGGCCGATGCAGATCATGCCGGTGCCGCTGATCAGAATGATTCCGTCACCATCGGGAAACGCTCCCCGCAGAGCGGTGCGTTCGTCGCCGGTGGCCAGGGTTTGGCTCCGGGGGAGAGACAAGGCGTCCGCCAGTAACGCTGTGGCTCTCGGCTGCAGGGGAGTGCCCTGCTCAATGCCGCTGGCACCGATCACGGCAGCATCCAGCCTCAGGTCCGCCTGCCCTTCAAGGGCAGTCTTCAGGCTGATGAGCACGGCCTGGCGGAACCGTTCGTCACCGCCGGCGGCATCGAGGTGAGAAACGCCAGGCCCCAGTCCTTCCCCAAGGGTCTGCCAATGATCCCCCCCCCAGCGGCAGACCCGGCAGCGGGTCTTGGTCTGGCCGGCATCGAATCCTGCGAGCTGCATCACTTTCGCAGCCAGCTGACGCTGAGGCTGGCAAGAGCAAACCAGCCGATCAGCTGCACCTCCGGTCGGAAGAAGATCGTGTCGGTGATGCCCTGGGTGAGCAGTCCGGCAATGGCGGCGAGGCTGCCGATGGCGATCAACCCCTGCGGCCCGTGGATGCGGAGTCCGCGCTGGATGCTGCTCAGCAGCAGTCCCAGGCAGGCCAGCAGCCCTGGAATACCAGTCTCCACCAGGATTTCTAGCGGCACGGAGTAAGCGCTGAGGGCATTGAACTTCGGCTGCTGATAAAGTGGGTAGATGCTGTTGAAGGCGGTGTTGCCGGGCCCGATCCCCAGCCAGGGACGGTCTTGAACCATGTCGAGCGCCGCCAGCCACACATTGATGCGGAAGTTGTTGGAGCTGTCACCGCGACCGGCCAGCAGGCTCATTGCCCGGGTGCGGATCGGTTCCAGCTGAGTGATCGCCAATGCCAGAACGATGCCTCCAACCACCAGGGCGCCAAGGGGCAGCAGGCGTCGCCACAGGGGAGGCCAGTGGGCTGTGCCGCGGAGCAGCAGCAGCAGTCCCGCCAGGGCCAAGGCCACCAGGAGACCCAGCCAGCCGCCGCGGCTGTAGGTGAACAGCGTGGCGGCCCCCGCCAGCAGGGCTGTCGCCGCAGCGACCAGCCGGTAACTCAGCCGCCTCCAGCGCAACGCGGCAATGCACGCCAACGGCACCAGGGGCAGGAGGTAGCCCGCCAGGAGATTGGGATTCCCCAGCGGCCCGTAAATGCGAATCGTGCCGGCACTCACGGAGTTGGGATCGGCCCAGCCGGCGAGCTCTTCGGTGGAGGCATACAGCTGCCGCAGCGCCAGGACACTGCTCAAAAGACCCCCTCCCAACAGGGCGGCCAGCAGTCGGTCCCACCAGATGATCTGCCGTTCCAGCAGCGTGCGCATCAGGGCGAACACCCCCAGGTAACTGGCCAGCTTCAGCAGGCCCTTGGTGGCCGCGATCGGCACAGGCGAGAACCCTGTGCTGACCAAAGCGATGGCGAGGTAAAGCAGCACCCAGCGGCTGATGGCTCCGATCCCTTCAGCGGGGGTGATCAGTGACCAGAGCAGCCAAAGCAGGCCGGCGGCGGCGATTTCCAGCCCCAGGCCACTGCGGGTCACGAAGGGCAGGCTGGCCAGCAGCAGCGTCAGCACCACCCCCGAGAGCCGCTCCAACCGCTGCTGCACGGCCGCCGTCGCCGTCAGGCATCCCCGCCAGCGCAGGAGCAGTGAGCTGGACGGGTGATCAGTGGCATCGGCCATCGCTAGGCGTCAGTGAAGACCGTCTCAGCGGGATTATCGAGCTCCTGCCAGCGGTTTTCCAGTGCCTCCGCATCGGGGAGTGGATGTGCGTTGCGCTGGTAGAGCACCCGATACACGGGAAGATTTTTATCGAGGACGTACTGCTCCCGTTCCGTGGGGACGGCCAGGGGGTTGTCATCCCGCCAGGGTCTCGCATCCGATTCAGGACGGTTGAAACAACCGCTCAGTTCCGTGAGGGCCACCATCGGTTCGATCACCGCCAGCACATCGCTCTGCAGAAACAGCTCTCGCCCGGGCTGAAGGGCCGCCGCGATGGCCAGCAGCAGAGCGGGCTGCAGAACACGCCGCTTGCGATGCCGGCGTTTGAACCACGGGTCGGGAAATTGCACGGAAACCCGCTGCAACCTGTCGTCCGGCAGCGCGGCAAGCCAACTTTCCAGGCTGATGTTGGCATTGCAGAACAGCACACGCACATTGCCGTTGCCACTGGCGACGGCATCGCGGTCGGCGGAGGTCACCAGGGGGCGTCGAATCTCCACGCCCAGATGGTTCCAGGCCGGGTTCAGTTCAGCGAGTCCCAGGATGCAGCGTCCACGGGCACAACCGATATCGAGATGAATCGGTTGGTCGGGGTGGACGAACAGCTCTGCGGGAGACGGCAGCTGCAGCGGCAGCTGGAAGAAGCGGCTGAGGGGATTGACGTGCTGGCGCAACGCTCAATCGGCATTGGAGGGAGGATCCTGCCTCAGCAGCCCCCAGCAGGCGGTGTAGCCGTGAAGATGCGTGGATCCGGCGACCGGGCCGATTTCACCATTGCAGAAGGCACCGGCCATCGGCAGGTTCGGCATCACCGATCTGGCCAGGGTCACATCGCCATCCGGCTGGCCGAACAATCCCTGGCCACGCCCCAGGCAGGCCATCAGCAGACCGAACACGGGAGCGGATTCTGTGCCCTCGATCGATGAGCGCAGCAGGTGGAGCGCTTCATGGCGGGAGGCGTCAGCTTCCCGCAGCTGGAACTGAACATTCATCCCGGGACGCACCCGGTCGGCAACGGCCACGGCACCGTTGTTGGGATCCACCCCGATCAGATTGCGCACCAGGAAGGCGCCACCATCACCTTCAAGACTGTTGGGGGTGAGCTGCAGGTTTCGGCGTTCGATGCCGAGAAAGAGGGAATGACGGACTTGCTCCCGTTCCACCTCGGTCAGGTCCGCCAGGATCCGCTGCAGGCAGGCCACCGGGGTGTCGCGACGTTCCCCGTCACTCAGTTCAAGCACCACGTTGCGCTGAACCTGCTCGATTGAAAACACCGGCCCGATCGGACGGCATCCTTGAGCCACCACGCTGTCCAGGCGCCAATCGCCGCCGATGGAGCAGATCACCGCGCCGGTCACCACGCGGTCATCGAACAGCAGTGAGCCGTGGGGTGCATTGTGCGTGCAGGCAATTCCGCCGATTTTCTCAGCGGCTGGAAAGGCATAGTCCATGCCGCTGATCAGATCGTTGATGTTGCTGCTGGTGGGATCGATGAGCAGGATCTGGCTGCGGCACTGGTCTGGATTGAGGCCACTCCAGTCCTGCCATCGCTGAGCAGAACCGTCGAGATCCGGCAGCTTCGCCGTAGAGAGAGCCACGGTTTCGATGTCGGCACCGGGCAGATTCAGCAGGGTCACGCTGAGGGACGGCGCCTGCTCGATTTCGGCGGCACTGCCATCGGCGCGGGTACCAACAACACCTCCTCCGGCGGCTCCAAGCCAGTGCCTGGACCTCAACTCCCGGCGCAGGAGCGGCAACAGTCGGGGCAGGTCGCTGGCGTACCCCGTCGAGGCGAACACCAAGGCCAGATCCGCTTCCCCCCGTCGACCCAGCTGGCTGACGACGTCGCGAACCGCTTCCTCCATCGAGGGACGAGTGGAGAGGGCCGACCGACAACTGGGCGATGAGGTCGCAGAGCGAATCCAGTCGAGGGGAGAGAAAGGGGCCATGAATCGGACCTTATCAATCCCGGCAGCACTGTGCGGGACATCGATAATGGCGCCACTTCAGGTTGCCGTTGTGAACGAGCTTTCCTATCGGGTGCTGGTATGGCTCACCTATCGGCTGGCGGCCACGGTGGCTCTGGGACTGCCGTTGGTGCTGCTGGTCTGGTCGGCCTGGCGGCGTGAGCCTGTGGTGCAGCGCCTGCTTGGTCTGTACTGGAAAGTGGCCAGCCTGATGGTGATCAGCCTGCTGTTGCTCACCGACGAGCGTCCCTTGGGCTACCTCACCGCTGTCCTGGCGCCCGTTCTGATGGTGGTGAGTGTCTGGTTCTGGGTGGATCTCAACGAGGAACTGGCGGACCAGCCCACCTGGCGTGCGTTGCCGCTGACCGTACGTCTCTGGCGCTGGGCCCTCAGCGGATTTGGTGTGATCAGCCTGGTGATGACCACCACGGGGCTGCGCTGCATGGAGTCCCAGGCCAGCCCCGATTGTTCCGCCTGGCTTGAGGCCCCACAGGGCATTCATCAGGTGGTGGAAACCGTGTTTGATTTCGTCTTCGGAGGTCAGTGGAGCGAGGCTGTTGCCGCTTTCGTGGGCTACGTGGCTTTGGTGGCTTATCTCGCCGGACTGCTCCAGTGGCTGCTGGTGCGTCTGCCCCGCTACGGCCGTGTCGCTGGTGAGTTCTGATGTCCGATGTTGAACTGGTTCAGCAGCTTGAGGAGCGCAGCCGCCAGGAGCCCGAACGGGTTGTTCGGCTCATGGGCACGGTTGAAGGAGAGCCATTTGAACTGCTGATTTTTCGCGGCTTCAGCAGCAGCACCACCCATCCCACTGCCTTCGATCCGGACGCGTCGGTGCTGCCAGCGGGAACGCAGCTCGAGCAGGCGGAAGTGCTCCAGGGTCCGCTCAACCCCACTGAGAGTGTGTTGCTGATCGGACCGATGCCACCCGACGACCTGCTGGCTCAGGCCAACTGGTGAGTCCGGCGTCCCAGAACGCCAACACAGCGTCCGCAGATGTGGGGATGCTCCGGGTGCTGACCAACATCCCCCTCGTAGTGCCAGCAGCGCTCGCATTTGGTCCCCCGCGCTCGGCTCACCTCGATCGATGCCAGCTCGTCGTCGTGACTGGCGAGCACTTCCGCCCAGGGTTCACCGCCCAGCTGCAGCTGGGACACCAGAAGCCAATCCCGCAGGCCATCCACCTCAGGATCAGCGTTGTCGCTGAGCCAGGACAGGGCAGCTTGCATCTCGGGACTGCGGGCTTCGATCCGTACGGCCGCCTCCAATGAGGCGCCAAGTTCCTGCCGGCCGCGGCAATCCTCCAGCACCTTGTTCACCGCCGCCCGCAGGTCGCGGAGTTGCTGCACGGGTGCTGTGAGCGTGTCGTTGCGCCACTCGGTCGGAGCGGAGGGCCATCCGCGCTGGAACACCGAGGTTTCCTGGACTCGGTAAGGAAGGTTCTGCCAGATGTCTTCGGCCATGTGACACAGCACCGGAGCGATGAAGCCGGCCAACCGTTCGATGATCAAGGCCATCACGGTCTGACAGCTGCGCCGGCGCTTGTCCTGGGGGGCGCTCACATACAAACGGTCTTTGGCGATGTCGAGGTAGAAGTTGGAAAGGTCGGTGACGCAGAAGTTCTGCAGCAGCTGGAAGAAGCGGAAAAATTCGTAGCCCTCGAAGGCCTCTGTGATCTCATCCATCACCTCAGCGGTGCGCTGCAGCATCCAGCGGTCGAGCAGCGGCAGGTCCGCCACGGCAATCCCGTCGGTCTCTGGGTTGAAGTCGTGCAGATTGCCGAGCAGATAACGGCTGGTGTTGCGCACCTTGCGGTAGACATCGGCCAGTTGCCGCAAGATGCCGGCCCCGATCGGCACATCGGCGGAGTAGTCCACCGAGCTCACCCAGAGCCGCAGCACATCAGCGCCGTAGGGCGGTTCCTGCTTCTGGTTCTTACCGCCCTCGATGATCACCATCGGATCAACGACATTGCCGAGGGATTTGCTCATCTTTCGCCCCTTCTCGTCCAGGGCGAAGCCATGGGTGAGCACCCGCTTGTAGGGAGCGTGGCCATTCACGGCAACAGAGGTGAGCAGGGAACTCTGGAACCAGCCGCGGTGCTGGTCGGACCCTTCCAGATACAGGTCAGCGGGATAGCTGAGCGTCTCGCGTTGGCTTGAGACAGCAGCCCAGCTGGAGCCTGAGTCGAACCAAACATCCATCGTGTCGGTGCCTTTATGCCACTGGTCGGCCTGGTCGGCGTAGGCGGCAGGTAGCAGCTCGGCTTCGTCTTTCTCCCACCAGACGTCAGCGCCGTGTTCGGCGATGAGCGACTCGATGTGGCTCAGGGTGTCGGCGTTGAGCAGCACCTCGCCGTTGCTGCGGTTGTAGAAGACCGGGATCGGTACGCCCCAGGTGCGCTGACGGGAGATGCACCAGTCGCCCCGCTCCTTCACCATCGATTCGATCCGGTTGCGACCCGATGCTGGGGTCCACTGCACGGCGGCGATCGCATCCAGGGCCTTTTGGCGGAACCCTTCCACGGAGGCGAACCACTGTTCCGTGGCCCGGAAGATGGTGGGTTTCTTGGTGCGCCAGTCGTAGGGGTAGCGGTGGCCATAGGCCTCCTGCTTGAGCAGGGCCCCAGCCGACTCCAGAGCTTCGATGATCTTGGGGTTGGCGTCCTTGAGCACATTCAGGCCCGCGAACGGCCCGGCTTCATCGGTGAGGGTGCCGCCTTCGTCGACAGGGCAGAGCACCGGCAGGCCGTTCTTCTGGCCGGTGTGGAAGTCGTCGACGCCGTGACCAGGCGCGGTGTGAACGAGGCCTGTGCCCGATTCGGTGGTGATGTACTCCCCGCCGATCACCACCGGGCTGGTGCGGTCCAGCAGGGGATGCCGGTAGATGAGACCGGCAAGCAGGGCACCTTTCACCGTGGCGCGCTGCTTGAGGGGACATTCCAGGGTTTTGGAGAGCGACTCGATCAGGTCAGCTGCCACCAGCAGCAGGCGGCCTGCGCCGTCCTCGGCCAGGGCGTAATCGAGCCGTTCATTCACCGAAACCGCCAGGTTCGCAGGGAGGGTCCAGGGCGTTGTGGTCCAGATCGCGACCTGAAGACCCTCGCCCAGGGCTTTGGGGTCAGAGGGCAGGTCCAGGCCCTCCTGCTTGACTGCATCCCGCAGCGCCGCCGGCAGCTCCACCGCCGGAAAAGCCACATAGACGCTGGGACTGGTGTGACCGTCGGGATATTCCAGTTCGGCTTCTGCCAGGGCTGTGCGGGAGCTCGGGCTCCAGTGCACCGGTTTCAGGCCGCGGTAGATGTGCCCCTTGAGCACCATCTCGCCGAAGACGCGAATCTGAGCTGATTCGTATTCCTTCTGCAGGGTCAGATACGGCTGCTCCCAGTCAGCCCAGATCCCCCAGCGCTGGAAACCTTTCATCTGGCCATCCACCTGCTTGCGGGCATAGGCGGCGGCTTTTTTGCGCAGCTTGATCGGGGTCAGCGCCTGGCGCTGCTCCGGGTCCATCGACTGCAGCACCTTCAGCTCGATCGGCAGGCCATGGCAGTCCCAGCCCGGCACGTAGCGCACCTGGCGGCCCTGCATCACCTGGTACTTGTTGATGACGTCCTTGAGCACCTTGTTCAGGGCGTGACCCATGTGCAGGGCGCCATTGGCGTAAGGAGGCCCGTCGTGCAGCGTGAATGTGGGGCCACTGTTCTGCAGCCCCAGCTGCCCATCGATTCCGTTGCTGCTCCAGAAGGCCTGCAGCTCCGGCTCCCGCTTCACCGCATTGGCGCGCATGCCGAAGCCGGTCTGCAGCAGGTTGAGCGTGTCTTTGTAGGAGGGACGGCCCTCAGCGGCGGCGTCGCGCGTCTCCTTGCTCACGGGGTCCCTGCTCTGGCCAGGGGATTATCAGTCTTCGCCCTCGCTTTCGCTGGGTTCCGGGCTGGGCTCGATTGAGGGAGTCGGTTCCGTCGGCTCCTTGTCGTCTGATTCGGGGCGCACCCATTTCTTCCCGGACACGCCTGATTTCCCAGCGGGCTTCAGTTGCTTGGCCATGCCCCCGAGGCCTTCGGAAAGACCTCCGGCGGCGCTGCCGAGCTGGCGCAGACCTGTCAACCAGTGGTCCACCGACCGCAGCCGCGCCTGTTCCTCGTCACTGAGGGCTCGCCAGCGGGCCTGCCCCACTTCCGCACTGAGCCGACTGATCAGGAGTCCGCCACAGAGGACCGCCAGCATCGGAGCTCCCCGTAACCGGTCGCTGCTGGTCACCAGCACCAGACCCAGCAGCAGAACAACAGCTCCCCACACCCCGTCTCGCGGCCGGCTCAGTTCCACCGCCAGCAGGGGCAGCAAAAGCAGGGCGAGACCGAACAGCAGGCAAACGTCGCCGCTCAGGGTCGCAAGCATCGGTGACGCTGAATCATCTGCTCCATTGTGGATCGCTCCGTAAGCTCAGTGCTCAGCCCACCTGGCGGAATTGGTAGACGCGCTGGTTTTAGGTACCAGTGACTACCTTAGTAATTGCAACGTGTTTGAGGCTTTATTCGACACGGTTTGCCAAAATCTTGCCAAATAAGCTGCTTAAGTCCGGCTTGCCAAAGGTGAGATCTGGGAAAACCTAATGTTTTCTCTCTCTCTCGGAAGACCGAGAGGCTTTGAAGGACGAATTTCTGGAGGACTTCTCCATGGGCGTGCCTTTTGGAGCCCCAGACCTTCACTCACCCATCGCTGATTGAAGAATGTTCTTTGCAGCATTCACATCAGCGTTCTCGGTGTGTCCGCATTTCAGGCACTGGAGTTGAGATGATAGGAAGGTATCATGCACCTGGTTCTTTAGAGGGTTGGATAGTCTTAAAGACTGATGATCCCAAAGCAATATATCAACATGCAGCTGAATGGGGTGAATTCTTGAATTGGGAGACCACACCTGTATTTACTGATGAGGAAGCTGGTCAAATAGTCGCCAAAATCAACAATTAGAGAACGATTGACAGTCGATCTACAATAAGGGGAATTAGCTCCTTTTTATTTTTATGGGCACTGATGAAGATGAAAAAGTAATTGTGAATACCAAAGACTTACTTGAACGGGCTCGTGATGGCCTTAAGATCGCCCTTGTTTATGCGGGTGATAAAAATGAGCCCGACGCTGTAATCGAGCGACAAATCAACAGCCGAGATTGGAAAAGTTATCGAGTAGTCGCTGAAAATATCGCTGAGACGCTCGAAGCAGAGGGGTTCTCCGATGTGGTTGTATTGCCCGAGGACCGTCACCTCGGAGACGTAATAAGTAGATCCAATATCGACTTAGTCTGGCTGAATTCTGGTGGGGTCCAAGGAATTAATCCAATGGCGCATGCTCCTGCGCTGTTAGAAATGTTAGGTGTCCCTTACATTGGCCATAACCCACTAGCCGTATCAATTCTCGACAATAAGCACGTGTTTAAGAGTATGTGTATGGCTGCATCCTTGCCAACAGCTCGATCTGTGGTGATCGATCCGAGCTCTGAAGGCTGGAATTTCATTTACTCAGAACACTTCGAGTCAGTATTTTATGGGTTCCCAGGACCGTTTGTGATAAAGCCGGTAAGTGGCCGGGCTTCGAAGAACGTGTATTTCGTTGACTCAAAAAGGGAGGTAAAGCATGCGGTGGAGAAGGTTTGGAACGAAACAAACTACCTCTGCCTTGTAGAGGAATATCTCCCTGGAAGGGAATTCGCGATCTCAATTATGGGGTCGCGTGTGCGTCAAGATGGAGAATTCGTAATCCATGATGGACCCTTCGCGTTCTCCGCCGTCCAGCGCGTTTTTGAGCCTCATGAAAAGATCTTCGCTTCGATGGATGAGAAGCCGATTACCGACGACCGCATTCGGTTACTTGATCTCTCTCGCGAGTCGGGGTTAATCCGTGAGATGGAGCATCTGGCTCGCCAAGTCTTTGCATGGTTCACATTAAGTAGCCTGGTCCGACTCGACTTGCGTGAATCAGGTGATGGAGAGCTTCATCTTTTGGAAGCCAATCCAAAACCTGATTTAAAACGCCCGTCCGAGCACTCAGCCAGTATTACTTGCAGAGGATTAGCTCAGCGGAAAATGTCATACGCGGATTTGATAGTGTCAATTCTCGCTGAACGCTTGACAGTGTTAGCAAAGACCGGAAAAAAAGATTCCGCAATCCTTAAGAAACTGATGGTCACTTCGTAAAAATTTTCGAATTGTACAGAAAAGTTCTTGGCTTGGCCTGTTTCCTGCTTCTGTGTGACCGCAGACGCTGCACCGTTGGCTGGTGTACTTCGGGTCTACCCGCACAATATTCCTGCCGCGTTCTTTGCCCTTCTCTTCAAGCTCCGTATTAGCTGGCCAAGACCTGCATCAGCCATTGAGCGATTGAGCCCACCTTTTGCTGCGGCTTGATTCAGCAGGAACGTGCCAGATCCATCTTCTGCTGGTTTGGGCTTAGGACGGCGGGTCATGCTCGCTAATTTCAGGTCTTTAATCGCGAGTGTTCCGTAGGTCCGCAGCAAATAGGTGCTGGTCTTATGCGCAAACAGCTTGCGGGTGCGGCGGATCTTCTCGTGCAAATTCTGGATCTCTTGGGGATTATGCGAATAGTGCATTTATTAGGCCACTTGCAACTTTTGATGCCTATTTAATTGCCTTCTGAATTAAATTATTGGCTAAGTGTCTAAAGCTCTCGGATGACGATCACTTCATATTCCAATACTGACTATCGGTCAGTCGCCGACTACGAGAGCTACGATCTCCTTCAAGATTACTCGGGCTATGACAATGTTATTGAATATTATATTCAAGGTGTCGCAGAAAATTACTATCCTGAATACGTCAATAATATCCTTGATTTCTCCTCTGAGGAAAAGAAGTATATTCGCTTTGCGATGGGCGATTTCAGTCGATTGACTGGCGCCCAGTTTGTTGAGACAAATGATTTTGATTCAGCAGTTATCAACTTAATTAAGATCGATAGTTATAACGATGGTGATTATGTAGGTCTGAACTCACCAGAGGACGGATGGATCGACATCTCTTGGGTGAATTCTGGTGGAGATAAAATGACTGAATATGAAAAGTGGCTGATATGGCATGAAGTTGGACATTCAACAGGCATAATGCATCCCAACAATGATGACAGCCACTCGGATCAATACTTTACCAATAAGATCTCAGTGATGTCGGACAATGAGACTAATTTCTACCCAACAAGTTTAAGAGATCTTGATATTCAGGCGATGCGTAACGTCTGGGGGCAAACATCCTCTCCCGCCTTTATTCGAAGCGATGATCCGACTTTGCCAACATTGTCAACCATTGAATCTGAAGGTAATACTGAGCTTCTGAAGGACTCTTCAGGCAATGCCTATGTACGCCAAGATGGCTATGAAAATCTGCTCACTCTTAGAGACTATGATGGTGTTCAGTATAAAATTGATGGGACGACAAACCAAGCCGCTGGTGAGCGGGAAATATTAGCAGCTGAACGTATCGATGGTATAGATCAAGTTCTGTGGGGCTATTTCGGCGGTGAATCTACGCCAAGCGAATACCGTGTTTACGAAAATGATTTGTGGGGAGAGCCTGATACTGACTACTATTGGTATGAAACAGGTGAATCCGATATTTACGAAATTGGTACACCAGGTTTTGATCAAATAGCCACGTCATTTGGTATTGAGGCTCCTTCTGCGCCAACACCAACACCAACTCCAACTCCAACACCTGAAACTAGTTCGGATATAGATGTTCCTGTCAATAAAAAATGGTCTAAATACTTATGGAAAAAGTCTGGAAAGGATGGAATTATTGATTACTATGCTGACAAGAAAGGAAAGTTAGATAAAAAACAAAATACAAAAATTGCCAAGAAAACTCTTTCATTTGTTGATGACATGCTTGATGAAACCGAGTCAATCTTGGGACTAGAATTCAATAAAGTAAAGAAAAGTAAGCAGGCTGACATTGTCTTCCAAGCCAAGTCAAAAAGCAAAGACGCGACAACTTATAAGACTAAATATGGCATGGAAGTCTCATTTTCTAAGACTCAAAAGAAGCCTACGCAGTACGACATGCAAGACATTAATTATCTCACCGGATACGCTCTTGGCCTCAAGGATTTGAAGGGAAATTCTTACGATGCCGCCGACTCAGTCATGGCAGCTAACTATAGTGATGAATATCTAGGATGGTCCAATAATGATATAAAAGCTCTTCAGTCCATATGGTGATTGCGCTGTATTTGCTGCATATTTATAGACGTTGAACTCATTGATGCTTGCCCAAGGTGAGAGCCTAAACATGCTTTAAGGCAAGTAATATCTATTCTGAAATCTCCCAGTACGACAGCAGAAAGTCATATCTTGCGAGTATTGATATTTCCAGTTTTGGGTAAATGTGTTGGCGCCTAAGGGCGAATGCCTGGACGAGCTCCCCCCGGAGTAAGGGGGGGGGGCTAAAGGATCTTCAGCACGCCGCCACCTCCTGTTCAGAAATGATCCGACGGATCGTTGAGAGCGCCAGTCCCGTCTGCTCTCGAATGGAGCGATAGGAGCACCCCTCGTCCCTTAAGCGCAGAACCAGGCGTTCTTTTGCCTGATTGGTTTTGGGGCGACCGCCAATAGATCCGCCAGTCGCCTTTCGGTGCTGGATGCTCTCCATCACGCGATCCCTGGTCATCTCGCGTTCCACCTCATTCAGTCCAGTCAGCAGACCAATGAGGACGGGTGCCATCTTTCCCATCGCCTTGGTGTTTACCAATCCATCCAGAGTTCGGACGTGAATGCCTTCCTCCTGCAAGTCGTGAAGACGGTTGATCACCTCACGCTGTGTCCTTCCAAGGCGTGAAAGAGCGGTAATGACGAGTTCGTCTCCTTCCACGACTGCATTGAGTGCTGCCTGCAGTTGGTGGCGGTCTTTCTCTGCTGTGCGGGTGCTAACGATCTCCTGGAAGACCACAGCGCACCCTGCATCCTTCAACGCCTTGACCTGAACCTCCAGACCGGCCGCTTGCTTGGTGTCGCCACCGCCGCTGGTTCTTGCATAACCAATGCTTCGGGAGGTCACTGTTCCAAAAAGGGTTGTTCCAGAAACAATAGCAACAAAACACTGTTAATGGAACACTCATATCCCAGTGGCAGCAGTTTTTTGTGAGTGTTCTTGTTTCCGATCGGTTGTTGGAACACTCCTGAACTAGCGCCAAAGCTGATGAAGCATTCGACCACCGACAGATGGC
This window contains:
- a CDS encoding ATP-grasp domain-containing protein translates to MGTDEDEKVIVNTKDLLERARDGLKIALVYAGDKNEPDAVIERQINSRDWKSYRVVAENIAETLEAEGFSDVVVLPEDRHLGDVISRSNIDLVWLNSGGVQGINPMAHAPALLEMLGVPYIGHNPLAVSILDNKHVFKSMCMAASLPTARSVVIDPSSEGWNFIYSEHFESVFYGFPGPFVIKPVSGRASKNVYFVDSKREVKHAVEKVWNETNYLCLVEEYLPGREFAISIMGSRVRQDGEFVIHDGPFAFSAVQRVFEPHEKIFASMDEKPITDDRIRLLDLSRESGLIREMEHLARQVFAWFTLSSLVRLDLRESGDGELHLLEANPKPDLKRPSEHSASITCRGLAQRKMSYADLIVSILAERLTVLAKTGKKDSAILKKLMVTS
- the ileS gene encoding isoleucine--tRNA ligase — protein: MSKETRDAAAEGRPSYKDTLNLLQTGFGMRANAVKREPELQAFWSSNGIDGQLGLQNSGPTFTLHDGPPYANGALHMGHALNKVLKDVINKYQVMQGRQVRYVPGWDCHGLPIELKVLQSMDPEQRQALTPIKLRKKAAAYARKQVDGQMKGFQRWGIWADWEQPYLTLQKEYESAQIRVFGEMVLKGHIYRGLKPVHWSPSSRTALAEAELEYPDGHTSPSVYVAFPAVELPAALRDAVKQEGLDLPSDPKALGEGLQVAIWTTTPWTLPANLAVSVNERLDYALAEDGAGRLLLVAADLIESLSKTLECPLKQRATVKGALLAGLIYRHPLLDRTSPVVIGGEYITTESGTGLVHTAPGHGVDDFHTGQKNGLPVLCPVDEGGTLTDEAGPFAGLNVLKDANPKIIEALESAGALLKQEAYGHRYPYDWRTKKPTIFRATEQWFASVEGFRQKALDAIAAVQWTPASGRNRIESMVKERGDWCISRQRTWGVPIPVFYNRSNGEVLLNADTLSHIESLIAEHGADVWWEKDEAELLPAAYADQADQWHKGTDTMDVWFDSGSSWAAVSSQRETLSYPADLYLEGSDQHRGWFQSSLLTSVAVNGHAPYKRVLTHGFALDEKGRKMSKSLGNVVDPMVIIEGGKNQKQEPPYGADVLRLWVSSVDYSADVPIGAGILRQLADVYRKVRNTSRYLLGNLHDFNPETDGIAVADLPLLDRWMLQRTAEVMDEITEAFEGYEFFRFFQLLQNFCVTDLSNFYLDIAKDRLYVSAPQDKRRRSCQTVMALIIERLAGFIAPVLCHMAEDIWQNLPYRVQETSVFQRGWPSAPTEWRNDTLTAPVQQLRDLRAAVNKVLEDCRGRQELGASLEAAVRIEARSPEMQAALSWLSDNADPEVDGLRDWLLVSQLQLGGEPWAEVLASHDDELASIEVSRARGTKCERCWHYEGDVGQHPEHPHICGRCVGVLGRRTHQLA
- a CDS encoding zinc ribbon domain-containing protein, coding for MHDTFLSSQLQCLKCGHTENADVNAAKNILQSAMGE
- a CDS encoding DUF3303 family protein gives rise to the protein MIGRYHAPGSLEGWIVLKTDDPKAIYQHAAEWGEFLNWETTPVFTDEEAGQIVAKINN
- a CDS encoding zinc ribbon domain-containing protein translates to MRVDPKYTSQRCSVCGHTEAGNRPSQELFCTIRKFLRSDHQFLKDCGIFFSGLC
- a CDS encoding Ycf66 family protein; its protein translation is MLATLSGDVCLLFGLALLLLPLLAVELSRPRDGVWGAVVLLLGLVLVTSSDRLRGAPMLAVLCGGLLISRLSAEVGQARWRALSDEEQARLRSVDHWLTGLRQLGSAAGGLSEGLGGMAKQLKPAGKSGVSGKKWVRPESDDKEPTEPTPSIEPSPEPSESEGED
- a CDS encoding transposase, with the protein product MHYSHNPQEIQNLHEKIRRTRKLFAHKTSTYLLRTYGTLAIKDLKLASMTRRPKPKPAEDGSGTFLLNQAAAKGGLNRSMADAGLGQLIRSLKRRAKNAAGILCG